The proteins below come from a single Marinobacter bohaiensis genomic window:
- a CDS encoding lipopolysaccharide assembly protein LapA domain-containing protein gives MAWLQKVIIGLVVIFLILVALVFSLNNQVSVSLNFLFFETAAYGIAFWLILAFVAGGVIGMLLTSLAMLRSSVNRRHLQKKLDQTEKQLEKARLEADRNP, from the coding sequence ATGGCCTGGCTGCAAAAGGTGATCATCGGCCTCGTCGTGATCTTTCTGATCCTCGTCGCGCTGGTTTTTTCCCTGAATAATCAGGTTTCTGTATCACTTAACTTTTTATTCTTTGAAACGGCAGCCTATGGCATCGCCTTCTGGTTGATCCTTGCCTTCGTGGCGGGCGGTGTGATCGGAATGCTGTTGACGTCCCTGGCCATGCTCCGCTCGTCGGTGAATCGCCGACACCTTCAGAAGAAACTGGACCAGACCGAAAAGCAGCTCGAAAAGGCCAGGCTGGAAGCTGACCGGAATCCCTGA
- a CDS encoding integration host factor subunit beta translates to MTKSELVELIASKQTQLSVKDVELAVKTIIEHMSQSLAEGQRIEIRGFGSFSLHHRSARTGRNPKTGDAVQLPAKHVPHFKPGKELREQVNDSMKSGF, encoded by the coding sequence ATGACAAAGTCTGAGCTGGTAGAGCTGATTGCTTCCAAGCAGACACAGTTGTCCGTGAAAGACGTTGAGTTGGCGGTGAAAACCATTATCGAGCACATGTCCCAGTCGCTGGCCGAAGGGCAGCGTATTGAGATTCGGGGATTCGGCAGCTTTTCGCTGCATCACCGGTCTGCTCGTACCGGCCGCAACCCCAAGACCGGGGACGCTGTGCAATTACCCGCCAAGCATGTTCCGCATTTCAAGCCGGGCAAGGAATTGCGCGAGCAGGTCAATGACAGCATGAAGAGTGGCTTTTGA
- the lapB gene encoding lipopolysaccharide assembly protein LapB, whose product METVLHWLLLVIAVAAGWFMGRWGRDGQGAGARIDDEDAVRDRLQFLFTNYSDQAIENFVQSLVVNRETVGLHLSVGAHFRLKGETERAIVIHQNLLARPELPSRFSPQVTYELAMDYMTAGLLDRAESLFHQLLGSRDYSRQAADQLIELYQQEREWDKARQVASTLTVGYPEDELKKRLAYLTCELAEDALRHDDRWGAQKLLKDALEHDHTCVRASFLQADIQKRHGNLSEVSQSLLQVFDQNPAFGPEAIDRLMRQAREKGDVARLARRLRKLYQRWPSTSLLLALVESVEKSSGRPAAIELLREELEIRPSLKGLLRLVEMAGYEKGMTTDEGRLVSRMGQLLLSNRPVYRCTNCGFEGRQLHWLCPSCKRWEKVQPIQGVEAE is encoded by the coding sequence ATGGAAACAGTGCTTCATTGGCTGCTCCTTGTTATCGCGGTTGCCGCCGGTTGGTTTATGGGGCGCTGGGGCCGCGATGGTCAGGGGGCCGGTGCCCGCATCGACGATGAGGATGCCGTTCGCGACCGCCTCCAGTTCCTGTTTACCAACTATTCCGACCAGGCCATCGAGAACTTTGTGCAGTCGCTGGTGGTCAATCGTGAGACCGTGGGTCTGCACCTGTCGGTGGGCGCGCACTTCCGCCTGAAGGGTGAGACCGAGCGCGCCATTGTTATTCACCAGAACCTGCTGGCCCGCCCTGAGTTGCCCTCCCGCTTTTCCCCGCAAGTCACCTACGAACTGGCCATGGATTACATGACCGCCGGCTTGCTGGATCGGGCGGAGTCCCTGTTCCACCAGTTGCTGGGTAGTCGCGACTACAGTCGGCAGGCTGCCGACCAGCTGATTGAGCTCTACCAGCAGGAGCGTGAGTGGGACAAGGCGCGGCAGGTTGCCAGTACGCTGACCGTGGGCTATCCCGAGGATGAGCTGAAGAAGCGGTTGGCTTACCTGACCTGCGAGCTGGCCGAAGATGCGCTGCGACATGATGACCGCTGGGGGGCACAAAAGCTGCTCAAGGACGCACTTGAGCACGACCACACCTGCGTGCGCGCCAGTTTTCTGCAGGCGGATATTCAGAAACGTCACGGGAACCTGTCCGAGGTGTCGCAATCCCTGCTCCAGGTGTTCGATCAGAACCCGGCTTTTGGGCCGGAAGCGATCGATCGCCTGATGCGGCAAGCGCGGGAGAAGGGCGATGTGGCGCGGCTGGCGCGTCGCCTGCGCAAGCTCTACCAGCGTTGGCCATCCACCAGTCTGCTGCTGGCGCTGGTGGAGTCGGTCGAGAAAAGCTCCGGGCGACCCGCGGCCATTGAGCTTTTGAGGGAAGAGCTGGAGATTCGCCCGAGCCTGAAGGGGTTGTTGCGGCTGGTTGAGATGGCCGGCTACGAGAAAGGCATGACGACCGATGAAGGTCGTCTGGTTAGTCGGATGGGACAGCTACTTTTGTCCAACCGCCCGGTCTATCGGTGCACCAACTGCGGTTTTGAAGGGCGGCAGCTGCACTGGCTGTGTCCCAGTTGCAAACGCTGGGAAAAAGTCCAGCCCATCCAGGGTGTGGAAGCGGAATAA
- a CDS encoding pyridoxal phosphate-dependent aminotransferase, which translates to MDVQLSNRVQAIKPSPTLAVTNKAAELRAAGQDIIGLGAGEPDFDTPDHIKAAAIEAIKGGQTKYTAVDGTPGLKKAIIEKFKRDNGLDYEANQILVSSGGKQSFFNLALATLNPGDEAIIPAPYWVSYPDMVLVAEGKPVILETSAESRFKITAEQLENAITDRTRLFVINSPSNPSGMAYSMEELQAIGEVLKKHPQVMIATDDMYEPILWTGKPFCNILNATPELYDRTFVLNGVSKAYSMTGWRIGYAAGPAKVIGAMKKIQSQSTSNPSSISQAAAQAALDGSQDCVGEMVKAFKERHDYVVDALNGIEGVECLSGDGTFYVFPSFQGAIDARDGVNTDVELAETLLKEAGVALVPGSAFGAPGHMRLSFATSMENLQNAIERLQKTLG; encoded by the coding sequence TTGGACGTTCAACTCTCGAACCGTGTGCAAGCCATCAAGCCCTCACCGACCCTGGCTGTCACCAACAAGGCAGCGGAATTGCGAGCGGCCGGTCAGGACATTATCGGCCTGGGCGCAGGTGAGCCGGACTTTGACACGCCTGATCACATCAAGGCCGCGGCGATCGAAGCCATCAAGGGCGGTCAGACCAAATACACCGCTGTGGACGGTACGCCGGGTCTGAAGAAAGCGATCATCGAGAAGTTCAAGCGCGACAACGGCCTCGACTACGAAGCCAACCAGATCCTGGTTTCCAGCGGCGGCAAACAGAGCTTCTTCAACCTCGCCCTGGCGACCCTGAACCCGGGTGACGAAGCCATCATCCCGGCGCCCTACTGGGTGTCCTACCCGGACATGGTACTGGTCGCCGAAGGCAAGCCGGTGATCCTGGAAACCTCCGCCGAGAGCCGTTTCAAGATCACCGCCGAGCAGCTGGAAAACGCCATTACCGATCGCACCCGGCTGTTCGTCATCAACAGCCCGTCCAACCCGAGCGGCATGGCCTACTCGATGGAAGAGCTGCAGGCCATCGGCGAGGTGCTGAAGAAGCACCCGCAGGTGATGATTGCGACGGACGATATGTACGAGCCGATCCTCTGGACCGGCAAGCCGTTCTGCAACATCCTCAACGCCACGCCGGAACTGTACGACCGGACCTTCGTGCTGAACGGGGTGTCCAAGGCCTATTCCATGACCGGCTGGCGTATCGGCTACGCCGCCGGGCCGGCCAAGGTCATCGGCGCCATGAAGAAGATCCAGTCGCAGAGCACCTCCAACCCCAGCTCCATCTCACAGGCAGCCGCCCAGGCCGCCCTCGATGGCTCGCAGGACTGCGTCGGCGAAATGGTCAAGGCGTTCAAGGAACGGCATGACTACGTGGTCGACGCGCTCAACGGGATCGAGGGCGTGGAATGCCTGTCCGGCGACGGCACCTTCTACGTATTCCCGAGCTTCCAGGGCGCCATCGACGCCCGTGACGGCGTCAACACCGATGTCGAGCTGGCCGAAACGCTGCTCAAGGAAGCGGGCGTCGCCCTGGTTCCGGGCTCGGCGTTCGGTGCACCCGGCCACATGCGACTGAGCTTCGCCACCAGCATGGAGAACCTGCAGAACGCCATCGAGCGCCTGCAGAAAACCCTGGGATAA
- the pyrF gene encoding orotidine-5'-phosphate decarboxylase, with the protein MNETMAELGPRIIVALDFPVQDDALKLVDQLDPGLCRLKVGKEMFTRFGPDFVRRLQERGFEVFLDLKFHDIPNTASAAVAAAADLGVWMVNVHASGGETMMAACRERLEDFGKDRPLLIAVTVLTSMTAADLQGLGIAESPEAHVSRLAAMTYNAGLDGVVCSAQEASVLRSEQGERFRLVTPGIRPTFAAQGDQRRIMTPSDALRAGSDYLVIGRPITQAGNPLEALEEIQAEIRLAEE; encoded by the coding sequence ATGAATGAAACGATGGCGGAGCTGGGCCCGCGCATTATTGTTGCCCTGGATTTCCCGGTTCAGGATGACGCCCTGAAGCTGGTCGACCAGTTGGATCCGGGGTTATGCCGGCTGAAGGTTGGCAAAGAGATGTTCACCCGGTTCGGGCCCGACTTCGTGCGCCGGCTCCAGGAGCGTGGTTTCGAGGTCTTCCTGGACCTCAAGTTTCACGACATTCCCAATACCGCCTCCGCGGCGGTCGCGGCGGCCGCGGACCTGGGCGTCTGGATGGTCAACGTGCATGCTTCCGGCGGTGAAACCATGATGGCCGCGTGCCGTGAGCGCTTGGAGGATTTCGGTAAGGATCGGCCGCTGCTGATCGCCGTGACGGTCCTGACCAGCATGACCGCGGCCGACCTGCAAGGTCTCGGGATTGCCGAATCGCCGGAGGCGCACGTCTCTCGCTTGGCAGCGATGACCTACAACGCCGGTCTGGATGGTGTGGTGTGCTCGGCCCAGGAGGCCTCTGTGCTGCGTTCAGAGCAGGGCGAGCGCTTCCGGCTGGTAACGCCCGGCATTCGTCCGACGTTTGCCGCACAGGGCGATCAGCGGCGCATTATGACGCCGTCCGATGCCTTGCGTGCCGGTAGCGATTATCTGGTGATCGGTCGGCCGATTACCCAGGCGGGCAACCCGCTGGAGGCTCTGGAAGAGATTCAGGCAGAGATCCGGCTGGCGGAAGAGTAG